The following proteins are encoded in a genomic region of uncultured Ilyobacter sp.:
- the argB gene encoding acetylglutamate kinase produces MQKQIEKAEMLVEALPYIKKFAGKTVVVKYGGNAMINDEIKDQVMKDIVLMKYVGVNPVIVHGGGPAINSMLAKIGKEAEFKMGNRVTDEETMEIVEMVLSGKVNKGIVAGINRHGGKAIGLSGKDGNLILARKKYLMDGKEKVDIGFVGEVKKINASIIEDLQKDGFIPVISTVGVDEDGNTYNINADYVAGAIAGALNADKFLFMTDVPGLLRDINDPSSKISVLKYNEAKDLIEDGTISGGMLPKIDACMTALDAGAENVHIIDGRVKHTILLELFTDSGIGTMIVKDYRIVR; encoded by the coding sequence ATGCAAAAACAAATAGAAAAGGCTGAAATGTTAGTAGAGGCACTTCCATATATAAAAAAATTTGCAGGTAAAACAGTAGTTGTAAAATACGGCGGGAATGCCATGATAAATGACGAGATAAAAGATCAGGTCATGAAGGATATAGTCCTCATGAAATATGTAGGTGTTAACCCGGTGATAGTTCATGGGGGAGGACCTGCAATAAATAGTATGCTTGCAAAAATAGGTAAAGAAGCAGAGTTTAAAATGGGAAACAGAGTCACAGATGAGGAAACCATGGAAATAGTGGAGATGGTATTATCTGGGAAAGTTAATAAGGGCATCGTAGCTGGTATCAATCGGCATGGTGGGAAAGCCATAGGTCTTAGTGGTAAGGATGGAAATCTCATTTTGGCAAGAAAAAAATACCTCATGGATGGAAAAGAAAAGGTCGATATCGGCTTTGTAGGAGAGGTAAAGAAGATCAATGCCAGTATTATAGAGGATCTGCAAAAAGACGGCTTTATCCCTGTAATATCAACAGTAGGTGTAGATGAAGATGGAAATACATACAATATAAATGCCGACTATGTGGCAGGAGCAATTGCAGGGGCCTTGAATGCCGACAAGTTTTTATTTATGACAGATGTTCCGGGACTTCTGAGGGATATAAATGATCCTAGCAGCAAGATAAGTGTGCTGAAATATAATGAGGCAAAGGACCTTATAGAGGACGGAACAATAAGCGGGGGTATGCTTCCGAAAATTGATGCCTGCATGACTGCTTTAGACGCCGGAGCTGAAAATGTCCATATTATAGATGGAAGAGTAAAACACACGATTTTACTAGAGCTCTTTACAGACTCTGGTATAGGTACAATGATAGTAAAAGATTATAGAATAGTTAGATAG